In Nymphaea colorata isolate Beijing-Zhang1983 chromosome 13, ASM883128v2, whole genome shotgun sequence, one DNA window encodes the following:
- the LOC116266892 gene encoding uncharacterized protein LOC116266892, whose protein sequence is MPCFEGAIGTQLRIRIEGSYKRSELLSGTSSLRLDSGTERWRKVFALQSKRAPLSPICPFGSIVCLPKGTRIGGTLFKLRSTMAPEETVSKLGRLLFFVGAGVVSTAGINLWRSIERDRLKRSQEATQLQEKTKRLVDGVTEA, encoded by the exons ATGCCATGTTTTGAAGGAGCTATCGGAACCCAAC tACGCATAAGAATAGAAGGATCTTACAAAAGGAGTGAGTTATTGTCCGGAACAAGCTCCCTCAGGCTTGATTCGGGAACAGAACGCTGGCGGAAAGTTTTTGCCCTCCAAAGCAAACGTGCCCCATTAAGCCCAATCTGTCCGTTCGGTTCCATCGTGTGTCTTCCCAAGGGAACGAGGATAGGAGGAACCCTTTTTAAGCTCCGTTCAACTATGGCACCGGAAGAAACGGTCTCTAAGCTCGGTCGACTGCTGTTCTTCGTCGGTGCCGGag TTGTTAGCACGGCAGGGATAAACTTGTGGAGAAGCATCGAGAGAGATCGCCTAAAGAGATCTCAAGAAGCGACGCAATTACAGGAGAAGACAAAGCGTTTGGTGGATG